In one Flavobacteriales bacterium genomic region, the following are encoded:
- a CDS encoding DUF202 domain-containing protein, producing MRPVDKHFDLREDLILRDHLALVRTRLANERTLLSYIRSTLYLLIGGLALLQMEGLGRLHWLGIVALCLSAVFILFGTYRYVTLRRQLNNYYPEDGRGEGG from the coding sequence ATGAGGCCCGTCGACAAGCACTTCGACCTGCGGGAGGACCTGATCCTGCGGGACCACCTGGCCCTGGTGCGCACGCGCCTGGCCAACGAGCGCACCCTGCTCAGCTACATCCGCAGCACCCTCTACCTGCTCATCGGCGGCCTGGCGCTGCTGCAGATGGAAGGCCTCGGCCGGCTGCACTGGCTGGGCATCGTGGCGCTCTGCCTCAGCGCGGTCTTCATCCTCTTCGGCACCTACCGCTACGTCACCCTGCGCCGGCAGCTCAACAACTATTACCCGGAGGACGGGCGCGGGGAGGGGGGAT